A single window of Carassius auratus strain Wakin chromosome 9, ASM336829v1, whole genome shotgun sequence DNA harbors:
- the LOC113108585 gene encoding gamma-crystallin M2-like gives MTTAGMSMCRAVFYEDRNFQGRSYECMGDCADMSPYLSRCHSCKVESGCFMMYDRPNYMGNQYFFRRGDYADYMSMFGMSDCIRSCRMIPMHKGSFRMRIYERENFMGQMYEMMDDCDNIMDRYRMSHCQSCHVMDGHWLMYEQPHYRGRMWYFRPGEYRSFRDMGGMRFMSTRRINDSFY, from the exons atgactacaGCAGGCATGAGCATGTGCAGG GCGGTCTTCTATGAGGACAGGAACTTCCAGGGTCGCTCTTATGAGTGTATGGGTGACTGTGCTGACATGTCTCCTTACTTGAGTCGCTGCCACTCTTGCAAAGTGGAAAGTGGCTGCTTCATGATGTACGATCGTCCCAACTACATGGGAAATCAGTATTTCTTTAGGAGGGGAGACTATGCTGATTACATGTCTATGTTTGGCATGAGTGACTGCATCAGATCTTGCCGTATGATCCCTATG CACAAGGGATCCTTCAGAATGAGGATCTATGAAAGAGAGAACTTTATGGGTCAGATGTACGAGATGATGGACGACTGTGACAACATCATGGACCGTTATCGCATGTCTCACTGCCAGTCCTGTCATGTGATGGACGGCCACTGGCTCATGTATGAGCAGCCccactacagaggcaggatgtggTACTTCAGACCTGGAGAGTACAGGAGCTTCAGAGATATGGGTGGCATGAGATTCATGAGCACAAGGCGCATCAATGATtccttctattaa
- the LOC113108587 gene encoding gamma-crystallin M2-like has protein sequence MHGKVIFYEDRNFQGRSYECMSDCGDFSSYMNRCHSCRVESGCWMMYDRPNYMGNQYFFRRGEYADYMSMFGMNECIRSCRMIPMYRGSYRMRIYERENFMGQMYELTDDCDSIMDRYRMSHCQSCHVMDGHWLFYEQPHYRGRMWYFRPGEYRSFSNMGGMRFMSMKRIMDSWY, from the exons ATGCATGGAAAG GTCATCTTCTACGAGGACAGGAACTTCCAGGGTCGCTCTTATGAGTGTATGAGCGACTGTGGTGACTTCTCCTCCTACATGAACCGCTGTCACTCTTGCAGAGTGGAGAGTGGATGCTGGATGATGTATGATCGCCCCAACTACATGGGAAATCAGTATTTCTTTAGGAGAGGAGAATATGCCGATTACATGTCTATGTttggaatgaatgaatgcatcagGTCCTGCCGTATGATCCCCATG TACAGGGGATCCTACAGAATGAGGATATATGAGAGGGAGAACTTCATGGGTCAGATGTACGAGCTGACTGATGATTGTGACAGCATCATGGACCGTTATCGCATGTCTCACTGCCAGTCCTGTCATGTGATGGACGGCCACTGGCTCTTCTATGAGCAGCCccactacagaggcaggatgtggTACTTCAGGCCTGGAGAGTACAGGAGCTTCAGCAATATGGGTGGCATGAGATTCATGAGCATGAAGCGTATCATGGACTCCTGGTACTAG